The DNA window gtaatctcttcagtaatcaaaatacttttgactgtaactgtattctaattaccaatgtagtggaatacatttacttatattttgtattttaaatacgtaatcccgttactccccaaccctggcgcCAAGgtagtgaaattaaaatgaacccgtgttaattaaaagaaatgtttaatCATTCAAAATTTCATCCAGTATATTAAGATATAGGCTATATGATGATATGACAAAATATTGCATAGTAGTAATGACCCACCAGTTGGACAGATACTGTTCTGTTTTATGGTCACCTTTAAAACTACAACTGTTGTATGAATTTAAAGTAAACTCTGTTTATGTCTTTAATTGAAATACATAAATTCCCGAacatgagtttaaatgtatatgcaGTGTGCTAAAGGTTGAATGGCTTTGTCTGGCCAGATGCATTGCAGAAAATGTGATTCTGTATGTGCCAATACTATATTGAACTGTGGTTAGGCCCAGATGTTGAGTTTCTATCATGATCTTTACCTGCAAAATACGCCCATCAATCAAAAGAGACAGACCAATAATCCAACTTTATATGCCATACAAATATGAATACATTATATAGCTTTATTAATACAATGATTTTCAAGCGCTAAACAGAGAGATCTTGAGCAGATAAATTGGTGTCCATCTAAGAAAAACACTGCATTCATTCACCAGGCAAATGAAGCTCCTGAAAAGACAGGAGCTGTGAAGAGATCAAGGGGAGTGCTTTTTGAAAGCAAAATAAAGTGGCACCAAACTCAAATGCAAAAAGAGAAGAATAAAAAACCCGAATAATTATTTTACTCATTgcagtaataatataataaatggaaaagaacaatagtaataatagttATAATATAGGCCCAATTACAAAAAAAGTGAGGTTGCTAACTTTATTtccaacaataaaaataaatttcctttggtcaagtaaaaaaaaaaaaaaaaaaaaaaagaacaggagAGCACTGCCCATGCCAGTAGCCCAAGTCCACGGTGGGTTTATcatttcttttataattattattctttttaaaatacagtaacTAGACAGTTGAGGCTCTAAGGCTGTGAAGGAGGTGCAGAAGGCAATCTGGTTATAGTGTCACTCTGGTTCATGCTGCAGCATGCTTTTGAAGGGGCGTCTCCTCTCAGACTGCAGGCGCGGGGGCATCAGGGTCAGACTCGCTGTTGAAGTTGTTGCTGTAGTGGTGACCAGGTGGAGGGTGGTTGGGGAGAATGTCCAGTTCATCCACTTGCGGTCCAGGGTGCATCACCACAAGCTGATCCTGGGGAATGTCTGCTGCAGCTGCTGCGAGGTTTGTGATGGATTTGCTCTTCACGCACTGGAAGTCCACGTGTCGACTCTTACCCTCCTCCTTCTCCCATGACATGCGGATGAAGGGTCTTTGGACGTAATTGTAGATAACTTCAGGTCGACCACCTGGGCGCTTTTTCACTTTCTCTTTGTATGTTGGGTAACCTACAGATGCAGAATGCTTAATTAATATggttttatattcaaaacatgtcCTCGAAACATATCCATAAAATCAGTACAATTATAAAATACAGCGTTCCAGCTGTGCTAAAATAGAATTTTACAGCTATGATGAGAAATACTTGTATCACTGCACAGCACCCATAGAGGACAAATATCAACCTTAACACTAGGTTCACATTTCAGAGACCATGGGCTCTATTTTTCGTGAGTTTGCAAAGTGCAGCgcgtgtttgcgctatctgtgggtgtattgtatgtaaatgaagtgccaCAAAGAGAaatttgctaatttcctgagaaataagCCATTGCGCCAATATGTTTGAGAAGCATGTCTTATCTCAGCgcagtctaaactcagttcctgcatttgcagtttggagatttcaccagcagattgtaataaagttaatgtccaaactcttaaaatatagtggaacatcaaattatgtccatgacattcactgttgtagctgttttatgaaacaagtattcatgagatttgtgttaaactatcttaaatcatggtttatttttcaattattattattattattattattattattattattattattattgtttatttacaattgtatttatgatctaatatgtattggtatttttccacctgttgtcgtagagtgatttttaagtctgcaaatgggccggtggaagaagttttagagagtaaaatgtttgaatttggtatgatttttttttttaccagttcattattttgattatattttcatttcatttgaagtgtaacttgaatttagaaatgtttttggtttaattttttcctgtttcaattaatgaataaattttttcaaaatcaaccgCTAGATGGGTTGCGTTctaatacaatcactgttaatactagccatgatttgtgtttcagtagatgaaaattattattaatacttatattctctataatttaacgaaGCGTAAATcaaaatcctgacgagaaccacattttcaatgcgaataaaaggagcgtgtcactatcatagaaatatgcctgacattcaataGGGATGCAGTTAATTCACAAAAGAatgcaagtccatatttctattcttttaattcattgcatacattcCAATTACACTACCAAATGTTTATAAATGTGTGGCCTTTGTTTATACCCCTGCTGCTTGACAGGAAattgactatataataggacacagacggtggaataaccggagaagaacctcagccCATTAGCGATTTGCgtgtgcaattttgccaaacccacttgcgcttaGACTTAGCGCaagcttgcatgaaaataccaaaacttcctggccatgcccactgactttgtgtgcatgacttatggcatagtgcagCGCTTAGCGCTAGCGCTCTTATAATAAAGCCCTATATCTTCTAGCAGAAGGATGACACTTAACAAATTTGCTTAATGTTTTAATGTATGTCCATAACACTTTAGTAacagttttataaaagcataaAGGCACTTTAAGGCTGTACTATGTTTTACATTATTGCTTAATGAGATAACATATTTGGCTGAACAACAcgatacaaaataatataaaatgtaaattttatacAGAGGATTCTTACCTTCGATGCCTAGTCTGATTTTCTTGAGTCCTCGCTCTTTTAAAACTGATTTGGCCACATCACGGTTTTCAATGTACTTGAAGAATCGATAGAGTTTTGTACTGTATATgactgaaatggaaaaaaaagacaGAAGCAAATAGAAAGCACATTTGTAGAGgtcacagagagaaaaaaaaaaaagaaacttaaaaTGCCATTTAAGATAAAACAGAAAGCAGTGTCTGATTTACTTTGTGAATACTCCTCTCCCATCTGGGGTGGGTACTCCTCATCCCAGTCCACCACATCATCGTCTGTAAGCACAACGATGTGACACTCCCTCTCTCCATTCTGAGCGCTGGCCACCATCAGAGGGAGCACCATCTCCTCCAGATAGAACTCAAACTGCCGTCGAGCGCCATCATTGGACAGCTCATGCATCAGGGCACCTAGAGAAACCAGGTCaacaagaaacaaacaaacgTAAAACTGTCATTTCAAAACAGGGAAAGGTTATCTGACACTGTGAAATTCATGGCCAAGAACACTACAGTTTAGTTGTTACATCACAGCACTTTGCATTGATGATGGATTATACacagggtttgaaatgaacacccacCAAATGTGGGTATTTCATAACAGTGTCAGGTACTTTTGCTCGTCTACCCGCCACTTTGGCGAGCGACCTGTAAACATTTCGGAgtgacatgacaagaaatgccattagacacaaagatgcatgtttgaagaaacacacttgaatatattttaaagagcagatgaaagaaaagccgttAATGTGCGAGTCTGATTCGCTGTGTGTTCATTCACACAGTGTCGCTCTGGTGCGCTGAGCGCTGCACTAGCGCTTCTCACAGAGAACGCGCCTGCATAAAGTTCTCACTCTTCTCAGTTTCAGAcgtctgaaaacagtttgcaagaatcgTCTATGAGAAAGTTGTcaaactctgcaggttcacttaATTTTGACATTGCTTAATTACGAATATTTGTGACTGTATATGTTACCATACAAAGCACATGACATGCAACGACATTAGGTGAATTGTCATGCGTGTCATCGTAATAAAGTACAGTCTCAGAAATCGTGCCttaacaagaagtttctcttctttGCTTGTCTATTTTTTAGCCTCCTTTAGTTTGTTGTAAAATTACCAGTATGATAATAATACTATGGTACTAATTACTATAGTACCATtaattccattaataataatacttatatattttattacaaaatatatttattgctgtcagtagttaatcacgattaatcgcatgttttgaaagtgctgaaatttgactctaaatatacttttcctgtcaaaatgcatttatttccttcttaggaaagaaaaaacaaaacaatatttaacaatataatgctttattaacattttccaaacaaagcctttcacagtataaaaatagaaatgcactaaaattcaagtaacattaaacatttcccaaagtctaagtgggaggttgactgaCTAGTCTCTAGTCTctagaactagtccccacataggttgcatattcattgcaatgggcattaaatctcttaaactcatcctccacaatattaatttcccggtagactgtggctatccgctttgtttcagcaatcgtgaagctgcgttcatgattcgcatcagcaCCAACATCAAACGCCTCTTTGAACACCACATGAGAAGCGTTTGCAAACAAAACCATCTAATTCCGTGTTCTGGTGATAGTAAAGATTTGATATGCTTCTTTGGTAATTAAACTGTGCCTTAcctaggctgaaaaatacttgatttccatcacaagtcccatctaggcttattctgtacaacaaatagcgtAAAGAGCTCATTTCCCCATCACATTATCACTGACCCTGAATCACTGTTGAGTGTGTTTGGTGCGTGGGTCAGAGTTATGACTCCAGGCAGACACAtctgcccttccaaccagtgtttatgctggtatATGCTTTATTAACGTTAAATGTGTTACGCAGTTACGAAAAATGTacgtgttaattttttttaatcgcatatgttaacgcgttaattttgacagctctaaataTATTATCttattatattacaaaataatattacattttttataatataaaagttctgaaaaatcaaagtggctggtaaaaaatcaaagtggctgcTAAAATTGGGCATTCATCAGCCACTGTGGCTCATgggcaaaaaaatttaatttcatacCCTAATTATCAGAGTAAATCTCATGTACCAAAAAGGGGATTTCTAAAGCAGAGGAATTACTCACTCAGGTCCCGGCACTTGATAGTACTGTAGTCAAAAGAGATGCACAGATAGTCACACGCTTCCCTCAGCTCGGGAATGGAGATTCCATCAGGACAGCGGATTGTCCCAGATTTATAGTAATCCTGCCAGTTAGGGAAAGAACAAACAACAACACAAAGGCTGCTATTACAAAAGCTGTACAAACTTAAACACACTGGCCTCTGAAAGCAAAGTGTAATCAAGCCAATGTTTCCACAGCACTGCTGCTGGACAATCGTTAAATGATTTTGATCAGAACGTTAAGACTACAAACTGACACACAGTCAGATTTACTAAAAAATAATAACGAAGACAAAAATCAAGTAATGATGAAGTTATGGTAATTATGAAAATCTCATAGTGAGAACATCAGTGCCAAGGATCTAGTTAAAGGAAAGAGTACAATTTCTGTACCACTGATCAGAGTTGCAAAAACAATGTTTGCAAACATACAGAACCTGCAGAGGCAATAAAATAAGCTGCAATATCAAGAAAACAAGAGAGAAATAAAGCATGGCCTCTGTGGGCTTTCATGTGTTTGgaaactaaatatatatacactggcggccaaaagtttggaataatgtacagattttgctgttttggaaggaaattggtactttaattcaccaaagtggcattcaactgatcacaaagtatagtcaggacattactgatgtaaaaaaacagcaccatcactatttgaaaaaattcatttttgatcaaatctagacaggccccatttccagcagccatcactccaacaccttatccttgagtaatcatgataaattaatcatttggtactagaaaatcacttgccattatatcaaacacagttgaaaactatttggttcgttaaatgaagcttaacattgtctttgtgtttgtttttgagttgccacagtaagtaatagactggcatgtcttaaggtcaatattaggtcaaaaatggcaaaaaagaaaccgctttctctagaaactcatcagtcaatcattgttttgaggaatgaagactatacaatgcttgaaactgccaaaaaactgaagatttcatacaaaggtgtacactacagtcttcaaagacaagggacaactggctctaacaaggacagaaagagatgtgggaggtcagatgtacaactaaacaagaggataagtacatcagagtctctagtttgagaaatagacgcctcacatgtcctcagctgacagcttcattgaattctacccgcttaacaccagttgcatgtaaagagaagactcaggggtgcaggccttatgggaagaattgcaaagaaaaagccacttttgaaacagaaaaacaaatagaaaaggttagagtgggcaaagaaacacagacattggacaacagataattggaaaagagtgttatggatcttaaccccattgaacttttgtgggatcagctagactgtaagatgcctgagaagtgcccgacaagacagccacatctatgggaagtgctacaggaagcgtggggtgaaatgtcacctgaggatctggacaaactgacagctagaatgtcaaggatctgcaaagctgtcattgctgcacgtggaggatatttgatgagaactctttgaagtagtgtaagaagttctgaattttttttccccaaattgaaatagtaattattcatgttattaatgtcctgacaatacattgtgaacagctgaatgccactttggtgaataaaagtaccaatttctttccataagagcaaaatctgtacattattccaaactttttttttttttctcgaaataacacacttcacctttaaagctcTCACACTCTATACATCatctctttcgctctctctgtGGATTACTAGTCAGTGAAGTGTCATTGTTTCAATGCACTCATGTGTGAGTTTATTGATTGTCTACATTTCTTTGCGCTACAGCAGCAAACTGAACACTGACCTGAGCTCAACTCTACCCAACACATAACAGACGATGTGAAAGATCATCAGAGGATGTACAGCAAAGCTGATAACAGGCTTATGCTGCACTTAACTTCATTATTTCAAAGCTATTGCTGGAAGCTCATTGTGAGATGTTTAAAGAGACAACGCAAGCCACAGTCCAAGCCAGTGACCAAACCACAAACCAACAGGTGTTTGTATTTATACAAATCTTTGTCTTTAAATATATGTTAATATTTAACTTTGTTTTTAACAACATCCCAGCTTTTatggttattttcatggcaaaatccAAGTTAAAACATAATAggtttaaaaaagaaattaaaaacctgtgcatagacatgctattgtagtaactgaggctggacaatacagtataaaaataataaagtcttctattgaactcgtatcagccatatcacaagtttaacctcttaaattgaaaattgtagtacaattcaaacattaatagtagatacaacacttgaataatcatattaagtggctgaggagagtcccctgttctctgtttaaaagtgctttgagtgtagtgtcagaaaagcattttaagtgtaaaactcattcaaatatgtaaaaaagAGTGTTTATCTTCAAAGCAAGttatatttctgtttcaaatgtttaatcatttaacATAATATcatcatgaaaatagcacgttatgactccagctccagtcatgatcacacacaggcgatgtccaggtaagctcaaattgggagCAGTGCCTGAACACGACAGACGTAATGCATTCTTCCGCAaactgcttgcaattttaagtttcaaccacagatgtcgctagagagcacaaagttacatagtgcagctttaaactgcaagaaaaatatattttcttacttgatatttttgtcttgctttccagtaaaatatctaaacatataaatttgacttgatcaaaaatggcaaaagatgTTAAGTCTTATTttaagagaaatctgacaaaattaatttaactttgaattgtttatttttttaaaccattgaagttttttcttgttttaagcataaacattacaaaatttaGTACGATTTTTCTCAAAACAAAACTTAATATCTCATGACAAATACGATATTTGTCATAAGATAGCTTATCATGTAAATATATCTTGTAATAAGAATGCTTAGATATTTgtactgtaaaacaagacaaaatattaattcagaaaattacttttttttttttgtagtggcTGCATTATGTCCAAGTGACCCAAACAGATTCGATTCAAAGGGACATATGGATGCTAAGCACAGCCCTTTCACTGGGTAACTAACTAATATTCAACAAATaattaggctaaataactataatgtCTTAgcgcacaaaactatcaaagtaagaaacaAGAAAAGCTTCAATACAGAGTGGCACAAAGCTGCTTATGCACATCCTGGACACAGAATGACGTGCTTCAGTGTAAGCAGAGCTCTTGCGGTCAGTGCAATCCTCCCTGCGCATTCAAAGTGCATCGCTGTTGCAACATTGCGGGGTGCAACATGTAGTTCATGCCATCCAACAGTTTGACGAGCCTTTTGtacagctaaactatttattaaccTTTTCTCACGTGAGTTTCTCCTCTACTGACAGACCCCCCAGCGAgagttcttcaaaaaatcttaccttacacttcacagtaGATGCACTTGaggacagattattatttcacagcaggtgcactaaagatcagattatatattatcaaacgtGTGATGTGGATTTTAGATGGTTATAATGATTGGTTAGACAAGATGCGAATGCTCTTGCCGGCTATGCGCACCGCCATATTGTTTACAAGCAATGcaacatgggattctgagtttgtgataaaagcatagaaggttctaaaagccTAGCCCTCCCACTTTCCCAGCACTGAAAGTAGTTCAAATGAGTCACAGATGAAATGAGATGGCtcaagtggactgactagtttgtatattctttgtttgatgtcagaaaacatgaACTGCATTAAAATAGTCAACTCCAACTGTAATGGCTTTAAACTtgtatttagtgattgttttaatgtttttaaccTATAAAAAGTAAGATATTGTGAtgctgaaaagactatttgagcagctggttcattatgacaactgcttcagtccctcttttgctggtaaacagcagcacagatgcagatcacaccagtttgattgtATGCCTCTGAGCCCAGCCAAGTGTAATGAGCGTCCATGCAAAATGGTTAAGGCAGTGTCTTACAGAATCTGCAGAACTACTCCTGAAAATACTCTacacagcacctcacaaataaacctttCGATTAATCATAATAACAGTAACATTACCTACAGCAAAGGATTTGACAGTGAACAAGTGGCACATTGATGGCTTAATATATCTTTCTATCATTAGTATATTAAGCAAAACGTGTCATTCTTTAATTAAATCAGGGAgactattttaaaatagtttgtcTCATGAATCATGATTTGTAACAGAATCGATTATTTCCCCACCCCTAGTCAGTAGGGGATAAATTTGACAGTAGTCACCATCATCCTAAAACAGTGTATCTTTCAAAACTATATCTAAATATCTGTGGCTGTAATCTTGTTAATGTGTGGGGGACAGTAAATGGGTAAGACATTGATTAACAGAAATGACCCACCAGAATTGCTCTAAACACAGTGGAGCTGATGCCCTCTGCCACCTCATACTCTCCTTTGTCATTGGGCCGAGTGAAATTGTGCTCCCTTCCAGATCCaaacattctaaaaaaaaaaaatagatcgaTAATTAATCAAAGAGATGTTACTTAATAATACACTGAGAAACAATTTCAGATATTTATTACAAAGCATAGATTACTGGCTTTTTTTACAAATTAgaggatagatcacccaaaaagaaaattctgtcatcattaatttCACTCTTACGCAGatatgactttatttcctttctgccaaatatctccttttgtgcagaagaaataaagtcatacaggtttggaacaacatgaaggtgtgtAAAAGAAAGTTTTTTTGGATGATCCATCGCTTTAACAATTTAA is part of the Myxocyprinus asiaticus isolate MX2 ecotype Aquarium Trade chromosome 2, UBuf_Myxa_2, whole genome shotgun sequence genome and encodes:
- the btbd10b gene encoding BTB/POZ domain-containing protein 10, giving the protein MNMYGASGGCDRSRDRRRSSDRSRDSSHERVEGQLTPCIRNVTSPTRQHNSDRESGSSRPSSPRPQRVSPSSSSGVASSRNSSLSSSEGTYKSMILGEMVFVYENIKDGARSVRTSEKVTLIVDNTRFVVDPSIFTAQPNTMLGRMFGSGREHNFTRPNDKGEYEVAEGISSTVFRAILDYYKSGTIRCPDGISIPELREACDYLCISFDYSTIKCRDLSALMHELSNDGARRQFEFYLEEMVLPLMVASAQNGERECHIVVLTDDDVVDWDEEYPPQMGEEYSQIIYSTKLYRFFKYIENRDVAKSVLKERGLKKIRLGIEGYPTYKEKVKKRPGGRPEVIYNYVQRPFIRMSWEKEEGKSRHVDFQCVKSKSITNLAAAAADIPQDQLVVMHPGPQVDELDILPNHPPPGHHYSNNFNSESDPDAPAPAV